The following are from one region of the Pelagibius sp. CAU 1746 genome:
- a CDS encoding orotate phosphoribosyltransferase, translating into MPTAASSSSDIAEITARILLEIEAVLFRPDEPFIFTSGRASPVYVDCRKIISYPRARAQLMDFACDTIQRQAGYESIDCIAGGETAGIPFAAWIAERLGLPMLYVRKKPKGFGRDAQIEGYLPEGSRVLLVEDLATDGGSKLNFVEAIRKAGAEISHTFVIFHYGIFPQGVAALAEKGVKLHALATWWDALAAAENSGYLSPSQVEEVRSFLQDPESWSAAHGGKESGDEDRTSGT; encoded by the coding sequence ATGCCGACCGCCGCATCCAGTTCCAGCGACATCGCCGAAATCACCGCCCGCATCCTGCTGGAAATCGAAGCGGTGCTGTTCCGCCCGGACGAGCCCTTCATCTTCACCTCCGGGCGGGCCAGCCCGGTCTACGTGGATTGCCGCAAGATCATCTCCTACCCGCGCGCCCGCGCGCAGCTCATGGATTTCGCCTGCGATACGATCCAGCGCCAGGCCGGCTACGAATCCATCGACTGCATCGCCGGCGGCGAGACGGCGGGCATCCCCTTCGCCGCCTGGATCGCCGAGCGCCTGGGCCTGCCGATGCTCTACGTGCGCAAGAAGCCCAAGGGCTTCGGCCGCGACGCGCAGATCGAGGGCTACCTGCCCGAGGGCAGCCGCGTCCTGCTGGTGGAAGACCTGGCGACCGACGGCGGATCGAAATTGAATTTCGTCGAGGCGATCCGCAAGGCCGGCGCCGAGATTTCACATACCTTCGTAATCTTCCACTACGGCATCTTCCCCCAGGGCGTCGCCGCCCTGGCGGAGAAGGGCGTGAAGCTGCATGCCCTGGCAACCTGGTGGGACGCTCTCGCCGCCGCCGAGAACAGCGGCTACCTGTCGCCGTCGCAGGTCGAAGAGGTGCGCAGCTTCCTGCAGGATCCGGAGTCCTGGTCGGCCGCCCACGGCGGCAAGGAATCCGGCGACGAGGATCGCACCTCCGGGACCTGA